The proteins below come from a single Orcinus orca chromosome 6, mOrcOrc1.1, whole genome shotgun sequence genomic window:
- the LOC125964771 gene encoding uncharacterized protein LOC125964771, with amino-acid sequence MKQALFIASFADLTRPQVTSPAHSTGDTAVTDQVSPAPEQGCPAHSPPALSGPLTASVTTALSLPLSATASPRQMQAGPGFPSPHAPSPLPTGLSATCPRDHKARTGIAPPTFPGPTSRPDPGTAVPPGPEGGPRRTTSDPATRTPLSAKLRATRSSRPHRADPAPARAEAPGSSHHEACESGRDEAGPMLHRRRGSPRNQEGCGGRKTTFPVAPRALGCLEQSNPFIAAE; translated from the coding sequence ATGAAGCAGGCATTATTCATAGCCTCCTTTGCAGACCTGACTCGTCCCCAGGTTACTTCTCCCGCCCACAGTACCGGTGACACGGCTGTAACTGACCAGGTCTCTCCCGCTCCAGAGCAGGGCTGCCCAGCACACTCTCCGCCCGCGCTTTCTGGCCCGCTCACGGCCAGCGTGACCACCGCGCTTTCCCTCCCACTGTCCGCCACGGCGTCCCCCCGTCAGATGCAGGCCGGGCCGGGCTTTCCATCCCCACACGCACCGTCCCCGCTCCCAACGGGTCTCAGCGCCACCTGCCCCCGAGACCACAAGGCCCGAACCGGGATCGCCCCACCCACCTTCCCAGGGCCGACGTCCAGGCCAGACCCGGGCACTGCAGTCCCGCCTGGACCAGAAGGCGGCCCGAGACGTACCACTTCCGACCCCGCCACGAGAACGCCGCTCTCAGCAAAGCTCCGGGCCACGCGAAGTTCCCGTCCCCACCGTGCAGATCCCGCACCTGCGAGGGCCGAAGCTCCAGGCTCTTCACACCACGAGGCCTGTGAGAGCGGAAGAGATGAGGCGGGGCCTATGTTGCACAGGCGCAGAGGAAGCCCCAGAAACCAGGAGGGCTGTGGAGGgagaaagactacatttcccgTCGCTCCCCGCGCCCTGGGGTGTCTTGAACAGAGCAATCCATTTATTGCAGCAGAGTAG